In Sphingobacterium zeae, one genomic interval encodes:
- a CDS encoding PQQ-dependent sugar dehydrogenase, with the protein MKTKLTISLLTVSLGLTACHSSPANSTSGSDSSANAPMDTTSYPAVETQKANTNYKPAFAGQTRIQGAKTTTPYDGKVIAEGLKSPWGITTMPDGRLLISEKEGDFRIATAAGELSEPIKGLPQVNSSGQGGLLGVRLDPNFESNRMVYWVFSDDTAAGTLTAVAKGKLSADEKSIEGAKVIYQATPAHKGNLHYGGRIIFDKHGNIIVSTGERSDLVTRPLAQDLNAALGKILRITTDGKPAQGNPFLGKSNALPEILSYGHRNPQGLALHPETGDLWETEFGPRGGDELNRIESGKNYGWPTITYGIEYKGDKVGEGIQQKDGLEQPVYYWDPVLSPSGITFYTGQNILEWKNNLFICGLSSMHIARIILKDNKVVGEERLLGNEGQRFRDITQGQDGALYAITDLGKLYKIDKK; encoded by the coding sequence ATGAAAACCAAATTGACTATAAGCCTTTTAACAGTATCATTAGGATTGACGGCATGCCATTCAAGCCCTGCTAATTCGACCTCCGGTTCGGATAGCAGTGCGAATGCTCCGATGGATACAACAAGCTATCCTGCTGTAGAAACCCAAAAGGCAAACACAAATTATAAACCGGCATTTGCAGGACAAACTAGAATTCAGGGTGCAAAAACCACCACACCTTATGACGGTAAAGTGATTGCAGAGGGATTAAAATCACCTTGGGGCATCACCACAATGCCTGATGGCCGATTATTGATATCAGAGAAAGAGGGGGATTTTCGAATTGCGACAGCAGCAGGTGAATTAAGTGAGCCAATTAAGGGTTTACCTCAGGTCAACAGCAGCGGGCAAGGAGGACTTTTGGGGGTACGGCTTGATCCAAATTTCGAGTCAAACCGTATGGTATATTGGGTTTTTTCCGATGATACAGCCGCTGGAACATTAACTGCTGTAGCAAAGGGAAAACTATCTGCCGACGAAAAATCCATAGAAGGTGCTAAGGTGATCTATCAAGCCACTCCTGCTCATAAAGGCAACTTGCACTATGGGGGACGCATTATATTTGACAAACATGGAAATATTATTGTCAGCACCGGCGAGCGGTCTGACTTGGTTACAAGACCTCTGGCGCAAGATTTAAATGCAGCATTAGGAAAGATTTTACGTATTACCACCGATGGAAAACCTGCCCAAGGGAACCCATTTTTGGGCAAATCGAATGCACTTCCTGAAATTCTCAGCTATGGGCATCGCAATCCTCAGGGACTCGCCTTACATCCGGAAACCGGTGATCTTTGGGAAACCGAATTTGGCCCACGTGGAGGTGATGAATTGAATAGAATTGAATCTGGCAAGAATTATGGATGGCCAACGATTACGTATGGCATAGAGTATAAAGGGGATAAAGTTGGTGAGGGTATACAGCAAAAAGATGGATTAGAACAACCCGTTTATTATTGGGATCCTGTCCTCTCTCCGAGTGGAATTACTTTCTATACCGGGCAAAACATTCTAGAATGGAAGAATAATCTTTTCATTTGCGGACTAAGTAGCATGCATATTGCTAGAATTATACTAAAGGATAACAAGGTAGTTGGAGAAGAGCGTCTATTAGGTAATGAAGGACAGCGATTTAGAGATATTACACAGGGTCAAGATGGTGCTTTATATGCTATAACAGACCTCGGAAAATTATATAAAATTGATAAAAAATAA
- the murI gene encoding glutamate racemase: MNNLKTSGPIGIFDSGYGGLSVFKEIQHLLPQYDYIYLGDNARVPYGTRSFETVYNYTKQCVFKLFDLGCNLIILACNTASAKALRTIQQNDLPPGKKVLGVIRPTTEMVHNFTKTNKIGILATTGTVKSESYKIEIHKFNPEIQVFQHDCPFWVPLVENNEMNTKGAHYFVEKDIRELLQQSAQIDTIVLACTHYPLLLPVIEKYVPNHIQIISQGPIVAASLKDYLNRHKEIEILCSQNEQLAFYTTDDPHDFESKAKIFFGKSIAASHITV; this comes from the coding sequence ATGAATAATTTAAAAACTTCCGGTCCTATTGGTATTTTTGATTCTGGTTATGGTGGTCTCTCCGTATTTAAAGAAATTCAACACCTTTTACCTCAATACGATTACATCTATTTAGGTGATAATGCTCGTGTTCCCTATGGTACACGCTCGTTTGAGACCGTTTATAATTACACCAAACAATGCGTTTTTAAACTATTTGACTTGGGATGTAACCTCATCATATTGGCCTGTAATACAGCTTCAGCTAAAGCATTAAGAACCATTCAACAAAATGACCTTCCCCCCGGAAAGAAAGTACTTGGAGTGATTAGACCCACTACCGAAATGGTTCATAATTTTACCAAAACCAATAAGATTGGTATTTTAGCCACTACGGGTACCGTCAAATCAGAATCCTATAAAATAGAAATTCACAAATTTAATCCGGAAATTCAGGTTTTTCAGCACGATTGCCCTTTTTGGGTGCCATTAGTGGAGAACAATGAAATGAATACCAAAGGCGCTCATTATTTTGTCGAAAAGGATATACGGGAACTGTTACAGCAATCGGCTCAGATTGATACCATAGTGCTTGCTTGCACGCATTACCCGCTATTATTGCCTGTAATTGAGAAGTATGTACCAAACCATATTCAGATTATCTCCCAGGGCCCTATTGTCGCGGCTAGCTTAAAAGACTATCTGAATAGACATAAAGAAATTGAGATACTTTGTTCCCAAAATGAACAATTGGCATTCTATACGACTGATGACCCGCATGATTTTGAAAGCAAAGCAAAGATATTTTTTGGAAAGTCAATAGCCGCAAGCCACATTACTGTTTGA
- the ubiE gene encoding bifunctional demethylmenaquinone methyltransferase/2-methoxy-6-polyprenyl-1,4-benzoquinol methylase UbiE — MTHDSSTLKPYKDTKDGKKKQVADMFDNISHSYDFLNHFLSLGIDIIWRKKAINALKSIKPQLMLDVATGTGDFALESIKILNPKKIIGVDISQGMLEVAKKKIASKGLSNQFEVALGDSERLQFEDNTFDAVTVAFGVRNFENLEKGLSDIYRVLKPGGKAVILEFSNPKKFPIKQLYNFYFKFITPTIGKFFSKDSSAYEYLPESVAQFPDGQKFVAINKKAGFNETIVRPQTFGICTIYIATK; from the coding sequence ATGACGCACGACTCCTCAACATTAAAACCCTATAAAGATACCAAGGATGGGAAGAAAAAACAGGTAGCAGATATGTTTGATAACATTTCCCATTCCTATGATTTCTTAAACCATTTCCTGTCTTTGGGAATCGACATTATCTGGCGCAAAAAAGCCATTAATGCCTTGAAATCCATAAAACCGCAACTGATGTTGGATGTAGCGACAGGAACTGGTGATTTTGCTCTGGAATCAATTAAAATCTTGAATCCAAAAAAGATTATCGGAGTTGATATATCCCAAGGAATGCTTGAGGTTGCTAAAAAGAAGATAGCCAGTAAGGGTTTGAGCAATCAGTTTGAAGTTGCCCTCGGTGATTCTGAGCGGCTTCAGTTTGAAGATAACACGTTCGACGCTGTTACGGTAGCTTTCGGAGTCCGGAACTTTGAAAATTTAGAAAAGGGGCTATCAGACATTTACCGCGTATTAAAACCAGGTGGAAAGGCTGTCATTTTGGAATTTTCAAATCCTAAGAAATTCCCGATTAAACAACTCTACAATTTTTATTTCAAGTTTATCACACCGACCATTGGAAAATTTTTTTCAAAAGATTCCAGCGCGTATGAATATCTACCAGAATCTGTCGCTCAATTTCCGGACGGACAAAAATTTGTTGCTATAAACAAAAAGGCAGGTTTCAATGAAACTATTGTTAGGCCGCAAACATTTGGCATCTGTACGATTTACATTGCAACAAAATAG
- a CDS encoding SDR family oxidoreductase — MTKTVFITGASSGIGQACAELLAKEGYNLLLCARRLNRLEKLKDTLLATYPTIQIHIFELDVRDAEQVANQIDGLPPEWKKINILINNAGLSQGLDPIQDGDIGDWDRMIDTNIKGLLYVSKAVIPLMDTENGAHIVNLGSIAGKEVYPNGNVYCATKHAVDALTKAMRIDLLTQGIKVTSIDPGMVETEFSEVRFHGDREKAKNVYSGVQPLTGKDVAETILFVITRPAHVNINDLLIMPTAQATGTIVNRK, encoded by the coding sequence ATGACTAAAACAGTTTTTATCACAGGCGCAAGTTCTGGAATCGGTCAGGCCTGCGCTGAGCTACTTGCGAAAGAGGGCTACAATCTTTTACTCTGCGCCCGTAGGCTAAATCGTTTAGAAAAATTAAAAGATACTCTTCTCGCTACCTACCCGACAATTCAAATCCATATTTTTGAACTTGATGTTCGGGATGCTGAGCAAGTTGCAAACCAAATTGACGGTTTGCCCCCCGAATGGAAAAAAATAAATATTCTCATCAACAATGCTGGCCTGAGTCAAGGATTGGATCCCATCCAAGATGGTGATATCGGCGATTGGGACAGAATGATTGATACCAATATTAAAGGCCTATTGTATGTAAGTAAGGCAGTGATACCACTCATGGATACCGAAAATGGCGCTCATATTGTTAACTTAGGATCTATTGCAGGGAAAGAGGTTTATCCGAATGGGAATGTATACTGTGCTACGAAACACGCTGTTGATGCGCTGACTAAGGCCATGCGTATTGATTTGCTAACTCAGGGCATTAAAGTAACCTCTATCGATCCAGGAATGGTGGAGACAGAGTTTTCTGAAGTTCGTTTCCATGGAGATCGCGAAAAAGCTAAAAATGTCTATAGTGGTGTGCAGCCTCTGACAGGAAAAGATGTAGCCGAAACCATCCTTTTTGTCATTACTAGACCTGCACATGTCAATATCAACGATCTATTAATAATGCCTACAGCGCAAGCAACGGGCACCATTGTCAATCGAAAATAA
- the rlmH gene encoding 23S rRNA (pseudouridine(1915)-N(3))-methyltransferase RlmH, whose product MKITLLCIGKTDEKYLLEGIEKYTKRLKFYVNFSIVVLPDIKNVKSSSAEQQKDKEALLILKQLQPQDFVVLLDEHGKEFRSLEFSAYLEKMMIQSVQHLVFVIGGPYGFDQKIYDRAKSKISLSKMTFSHQMIRLFFTEQLYRAFSIMKGEPYHHE is encoded by the coding sequence ATGAAGATAACATTACTTTGCATAGGTAAGACGGATGAAAAATACCTGCTTGAGGGAATTGAAAAATACACTAAGCGATTAAAGTTTTATGTCAACTTTAGTATTGTTGTTCTTCCCGACATCAAAAATGTTAAGAGTTCTTCTGCTGAACAGCAGAAAGACAAGGAAGCCCTTTTGATTTTAAAGCAACTACAGCCCCAGGATTTTGTTGTTCTGTTGGATGAACATGGAAAAGAATTTAGATCTTTAGAGTTTTCTGCTTATCTGGAGAAGATGATGATACAAAGTGTCCAACATCTGGTGTTTGTCATCGGAGGGCCTTATGGTTTCGATCAAAAAATTTATGATCGAGCGAAGTCAAAAATCTCGTTATCCAAAATGACATTTTCCCACCAAATGATCAGATTGTTCTTTACAGAGCAGCTATATCGCGCTTTTTCCATCATGAAGGGCGAGCCTTATCATCACGAATAA
- a CDS encoding glycoside hydrolase family 125 protein, giving the protein MKRRTFIQNASLLTAGALTSKFSFAQEHSFPTVRTVKEKRLFSSKVIEDAIVEFQKNVKNKELSWLFNNCFPNTLDTTVFPYVQNGRNYTYVITGDIDAMWLRDSSAQVWPYLPFMKKDKKLQDLIVGLIQKQSKCINIDPYANAFYNDPTKKGEWFSDHTDMKPGIHERKWEIDSLCYPIRLAYHYWKETKDSSPFNEEWLDAQHKIYQTFVEQQRKDSLGPYKFERTTARGSDTLQVDGYGYPVNPVGLICSSFRPSDDSTIFSFLIPSNLFAIVSLRQSAEILKKVKNEQALADKMEALANEVEAAVNKYGIIDHPTLGRIYAFEVDGFSSHLMMDDANIPSLLALPYLGAVDINNEVYQRTRNFVLSDKNPFFFKGTAAEGIGGPHIGRDMIWPMSIIMRAQTSTNDEEIRNCIKTLVNTHGGTGFMHESFHKDDPKKFTRHWFAWTNTLFGELIWKIYKEKPSLLQ; this is encoded by the coding sequence ATGAAGCGCAGAACATTTATCCAAAACGCAAGCCTGTTAACCGCGGGTGCACTTACCAGCAAATTTTCATTTGCTCAAGAACATTCTTTTCCTACAGTGCGCACCGTCAAAGAGAAGAGGCTTTTTTCGAGTAAAGTAATAGAGGATGCAATTGTAGAATTTCAGAAAAATGTTAAAAATAAGGAGCTGTCGTGGTTATTTAACAACTGTTTTCCCAATACCCTTGACACCACAGTTTTCCCCTATGTCCAAAACGGAAGAAACTACACGTATGTTATTACAGGAGATATAGACGCCATGTGGTTACGTGATAGCAGTGCGCAAGTATGGCCCTATCTTCCCTTTATGAAAAAGGATAAAAAACTACAGGATCTGATTGTTGGACTAATCCAAAAGCAGAGTAAATGCATCAATATTGACCCTTACGCCAATGCATTTTATAATGATCCAACAAAAAAGGGCGAATGGTTTAGCGATCATACCGACATGAAACCTGGGATTCATGAACGGAAATGGGAAATCGATTCGTTGTGTTATCCAATTCGATTAGCTTATCATTACTGGAAAGAAACCAAAGACAGTAGTCCATTTAATGAAGAATGGCTGGATGCGCAACACAAAATATATCAAACTTTCGTTGAGCAACAACGAAAAGACAGTCTTGGTCCTTATAAATTTGAACGAACGACTGCAAGAGGTTCAGATACGTTGCAGGTTGATGGTTATGGGTATCCTGTGAATCCTGTTGGATTGATCTGTTCTAGTTTTCGACCTTCGGACGATTCTACCATTTTTTCCTTTTTGATTCCTTCCAATTTGTTTGCAATTGTGAGTCTTAGGCAATCTGCAGAGATATTGAAAAAAGTTAAAAATGAACAGGCACTCGCCGATAAAATGGAGGCACTTGCAAACGAGGTAGAAGCAGCAGTAAATAAGTACGGCATCATCGATCACCCAACGCTAGGTCGTATATATGCCTTCGAAGTGGACGGCTTTTCGAGTCATTTGATGATGGATGATGCGAATATACCCAGCTTACTGGCCTTACCGTACTTAGGAGCTGTCGATATCAATAATGAAGTCTATCAACGTACCCGTAACTTTGTGCTGTCCGATAAAAATCCATTCTTTTTCAAAGGAACCGCAGCGGAAGGTATTGGAGGTCCGCACATAGGCAGGGATATGATTTGGCCGATGTCTATTATTATGCGCGCCCAAACATCTACAAATGATGAGGAGATCCGTAACTGCATTAAGACTTTGGTAAATACTCATGGTGGAACCGGATTTATGCATGAATCTTTTCATAAAGACGATCCTAAAAAGTTCACAAGACATTGGTTTGCCTGGACGAATACATTATTTGGCGAATTAATTTGGAAAATATATAAAGAGAAACCATCTTTGCTTCAATAA
- a CDS encoding gliding motility protein RemB has translation MRLNITKNKNLLQLALASIGVGVSLGAVAQIKSQPYSYHFYQKMNDAVYSTETRIHTSAKPFVIKDSLLLAKFDSIQSNKPVSSSNWFMRKIFNEHLVQVEKDDYTFYADFLPDLYIGKDMLGDKRRTWMNSRGFQVGLNVGNKFTFNTSAFESQAVFPKYLDDYIVANKVVPGQGNTKFQSKNKMDWMYATASMTYDAHKYIQATLAYDKNFIGDGYRSMLLSDFSSNYAHLKLTGTIGNVQYTSIWAYMNDPTHPRQDLTGTYPMEGQNNTRLGDGKKWGAFQYLDWNVTNKLSVGFFQSVVWAAQDEGGRRGFDFSYLSPVIFIRPVESNNTTSPDKMFLGLTSKYKLPYRLTAYGQFLLGEFTAKEFFAGNGYAHNKWGAQLGVRGYDMFGVKNLNFLAEYNTARPYTYAHFKSYSNYSNNAEPLAHPKGANFRELVGLLNYAWDRWDFSLQGMFTQNGLDLPDGSNMGGNIFQSYNTIPNLYGNHIAQGIKNNIYYADAKAAYVLNPKYNLRLELGYTQRYAKAKYEAPIVNKSGVISFGLRSSFRAIYNDL, from the coding sequence ATGAGGCTTAATATAACGAAAAACAAAAATTTACTTCAACTGGCGTTGGCAAGCATTGGAGTAGGCGTTTCCTTAGGAGCTGTTGCCCAAATTAAAAGCCAGCCTTATTCGTATCATTTTTATCAGAAAATGAACGATGCAGTTTATTCTACGGAAACCAGGATACATACTTCTGCTAAACCCTTCGTCATTAAAGACTCTTTATTGTTAGCCAAGTTTGATTCAATTCAATCCAACAAACCCGTGTCCTCGTCCAACTGGTTTATGCGCAAGATTTTTAATGAGCATCTTGTCCAAGTCGAGAAGGATGATTATACATTCTATGCTGATTTTTTACCAGATCTTTATATTGGAAAAGATATGCTAGGGGATAAACGGCGTACTTGGATGAATAGTAGAGGATTTCAGGTGGGTTTAAATGTAGGGAACAAATTTACTTTCAATACGTCAGCATTTGAAAGCCAGGCAGTTTTTCCTAAGTATCTGGATGACTACATTGTTGCGAATAAAGTTGTTCCTGGCCAAGGAAATACGAAATTTCAGTCTAAAAATAAAATGGACTGGATGTATGCGACAGCGAGCATGACTTATGATGCACATAAATATATCCAGGCCACTTTGGCTTACGACAAAAACTTTATTGGAGATGGTTATCGCTCGATGCTTTTGTCCGACTTTTCTTCGAACTATGCCCATCTTAAATTGACCGGAACGATAGGAAATGTTCAATACACTTCAATTTGGGCCTATATGAACGATCCGACACACCCTAGACAAGATTTAACGGGCACATATCCTATGGAAGGGCAAAACAACACCCGCTTGGGAGATGGAAAGAAATGGGGGGCCTTTCAATATTTGGATTGGAATGTAACCAATAAATTATCTGTAGGTTTTTTCCAATCCGTTGTTTGGGCCGCGCAGGATGAAGGAGGAAGAAGAGGTTTTGATTTTAGTTATCTGAGTCCAGTTATCTTTATTCGCCCTGTCGAAAGCAATAATACGACTTCGCCGGATAAAATGTTTTTGGGCTTAACTTCCAAATATAAACTTCCATATCGATTGACAGCATATGGCCAGTTCCTGTTAGGAGAGTTTACGGCGAAAGAATTTTTTGCAGGAAATGGATACGCACATAATAAATGGGGCGCACAGCTTGGCGTAAGAGGGTATGATATGTTTGGCGTAAAGAATTTAAACTTTCTAGCCGAATACAATACGGCTAGACCATATACCTACGCGCACTTTAAATCGTATTCAAACTATAGTAACAACGCCGAGCCATTGGCGCATCCAAAAGGGGCAAACTTTAGAGAGCTTGTTGGACTGCTTAATTACGCATGGGACAGATGGGACTTTTCATTACAGGGAATGTTTACTCAAAATGGGCTGGATCTACCCGACGGAAGTAATATGGGGGGAAACATCTTTCAGTCCTATAATACAATACCAAACTTATATGGCAATCATATTGCACAAGGTATAAAGAATAATATCTATTATGCAGACGCGAAGGCAGCCTATGTACTTAATCCAAAGTATAATCTTCGTCTGGAACTCGGATACACCCAACGTTATGCAAAAGCGAAATACGAAGCGCCTATCGTCAATAAATCTGGCGTGATCTCATTCGGCCTTCGCTCAAGTTTCCGGGCAATTTATAATGATTTATAA
- the dnaB gene encoding replicative DNA helicase, which yields MNDSNFEANNTDNNKRGSYGERRTKLNNLVSGLGKLPPQAVDLEEAVLGALMLEKNALSEIIDILKPESFYKESHQKIFEAIFGLFQKTSPIDILTVTSELRRMGALEMVGGAYYITQLTDRVVSAANIEYHARIISQKYIQRELIKVSTEIINSSYDETSDIFDLLDHAEKSLFDIAQNNLRRDSRKMDDIMREAISNLEMLRDRTDGLTGVPSGLTALDRMTSGWQPSDLVIIAARPAMGKTAFVLSVARNAAVEHGKAVAVFSLEMSSVQLVNRLIAGETEIEQEKLKKGNLADHEWQQLHSRIGRLTDAPIIIDDTPALNVFEFRAKCRRLKAQYDIQMVIVDYLQLMHGKAEGKGGGNREQEIGSISRALKSVAKELNIPVLALSQLSRAVESRPGNSKRPMLSDLRESGSIEQDADMVLFLYRPEYYGLTEDEEGRPTAGVGEVIIAKHRNGETGIVPLRFVGKFVKFVDLEDEFSGMGGGDGFGDAPATFSASALNPSPNFADDFSAGGFSGGITMPSRMNDMPDDAPF from the coding sequence ATGAACGACAGTAATTTTGAAGCGAATAATACGGATAATAACAAACGGGGAAGTTATGGTGAGCGCCGTACCAAATTGAATAATTTGGTAAGCGGTTTGGGTAAACTTCCGCCGCAGGCAGTAGATTTAGAGGAGGCTGTTTTGGGTGCTTTAATGCTTGAAAAGAATGCGCTGAGTGAGATTATCGATATTCTGAAACCGGAGTCGTTCTATAAGGAATCACATCAAAAGATCTTTGAAGCGATTTTTGGTCTTTTTCAAAAAACTTCCCCAATTGATATTTTAACCGTTACTTCTGAACTTAGACGGATGGGCGCCCTTGAGATGGTCGGCGGTGCTTATTACATTACGCAGTTGACGGATCGAGTCGTATCGGCTGCTAATATTGAATATCACGCACGTATCATTTCTCAAAAATATATTCAACGCGAACTGATTAAAGTTTCGACCGAAATTATTAATAGTTCATATGATGAGACCTCAGATATTTTTGATCTATTAGATCATGCTGAGAAAAGCTTATTTGATATCGCACAGAATAACCTGCGACGAGATTCAAGAAAGATGGATGATATCATGCGTGAAGCGATTTCAAATCTTGAAATGCTTCGAGATCGCACGGATGGTTTGACGGGTGTCCCTTCAGGCCTGACTGCATTGGATCGAATGACCTCAGGTTGGCAGCCTTCTGACCTTGTAATTATTGCGGCACGTCCAGCGATGGGAAAGACGGCATTCGTGCTTTCCGTTGCACGTAACGCCGCTGTGGAACACGGCAAAGCAGTCGCTGTATTCTCGTTGGAGATGTCATCGGTTCAGCTAGTCAATCGTCTTATTGCCGGTGAAACTGAAATTGAGCAAGAAAAATTGAAAAAAGGAAATCTAGCTGATCATGAATGGCAACAATTACATTCGCGAATCGGACGGTTGACTGATGCGCCTATTATTATTGATGATACTCCTGCACTGAATGTGTTTGAATTTAGAGCAAAATGTAGGCGTCTGAAAGCGCAATACGACATTCAAATGGTGATCGTCGATTACTTGCAGTTGATGCACGGAAAAGCTGAAGGTAAAGGTGGTGGTAACCGTGAACAAGAGATTGGTAGTATTTCTCGTGCTTTAAAGTCTGTTGCAAAAGAATTAAATATTCCAGTGCTTGCATTGTCGCAATTGAGTCGTGCGGTGGAATCAAGGCCAGGTAATAGCAAACGTCCTATGTTATCCGATTTAAGGGAGTCGGGATCTATTGAGCAGGATGCTGATATGGTACTTTTCTTATATAGACCAGAATATTATGGCTTAACAGAAGATGAAGAAGGGCGTCCTACTGCTGGTGTTGGCGAAGTTATTATCGCCAAGCATCGTAATGGGGAGACTGGAATTGTTCCGCTTCGCTTTGTCGGTAAATTTGTAAAGTTTGTGGATCTAGAAGATGAGTTTTCTGGTATGGGCGGGGGAGATGGATTCGGTGATGCACCTGCTACATTCTCTGCTTCGGCATTGAACCCATCACCAAACTTTGCCGATGATTTTAGTGCCGGAGGTTTCAGTGGTGGCATTACCATGCCGTCTCGAATGAATGATATGCCTGATGATGCACCATTTTAG
- a CDS encoding bifunctional riboflavin kinase/FAD synthetase: MKIYRSLDDFSPIENAVVTIGTFDGVHIGHQKILAHLKEAAHKINGETILLTFFPHPRLIINPDDDSLRLINDIEEKVSQLSRVGIDHLIIIPFSRDFSNQTPEEYISNVLVGKLGTKKIVIGYDHHFGKDRKGSMGDLEQFASIFDYSVDEIPEQDINDIAVSSTRVREALIKGDIKTANLYLGYPFELTGTVIRGDQIGRTIGFPTANLQVHEPHKLIPAYGIYAVEVYIYNQIQNITTGEYREESPISIAKGMGYIGTRPTVDGMNRAIEISLFDFDQDIYGKTLRVKFLHFIRHDERFDSLEAMKEQIRADEAQIRSLIG, translated from the coding sequence ATGAAAATCTACAGAAGTTTAGATGATTTCTCACCTATTGAAAATGCAGTTGTAACCATCGGCACTTTTGACGGTGTTCATATTGGCCACCAAAAAATATTGGCCCACTTAAAGGAAGCAGCTCATAAAATCAATGGGGAGACAATTTTGCTCACTTTTTTTCCACACCCTCGCTTGATTATCAATCCAGATGATGATAGCTTACGCTTAATCAACGATATCGAAGAAAAGGTCAGTCAGTTGAGTAGAGTTGGTATTGACCATTTGATTATCATTCCCTTTTCCCGTGATTTTTCCAATCAAACTCCAGAAGAATATATTAGTAATGTTCTTGTAGGAAAACTCGGCACCAAAAAAATTGTGATAGGTTACGATCACCACTTCGGAAAGGATCGAAAGGGAAGTATGGGTGATTTAGAACAGTTTGCCTCCATATTTGATTACAGTGTCGACGAAATCCCCGAGCAGGATATCAATGATATTGCCGTATCCTCAACACGGGTACGCGAAGCACTTATAAAGGGTGACATAAAAACGGCAAATCTATATTTGGGATATCCTTTCGAATTGACAGGCACGGTGATTAGAGGAGACCAAATCGGACGTACAATCGGCTTTCCAACGGCAAATTTACAGGTTCACGAACCGCATAAACTTATACCAGCCTATGGTATATATGCTGTTGAGGTTTATATCTACAATCAGATCCAAAACATTACTACTGGGGAATACAGAGAAGAAAGCCCTATTTCAATTGCTAAAGGTATGGGATATATAGGAACTAGACCCACCGTCGATGGCATGAACCGTGCTATTGAAATCAGCCTATTTGATTTCGATCAGGATATTTACGGCAAAACACTGCGTGTAAAATTCCTTCACTTTATCCGCCATGATGAACGTTTCGACTCGTTAGAAGCAATGAAAGAGCAGATCAGAGCGGACGAAGCCCAAATTCGAAGTCTTATTGGTTAG
- the aroQ gene encoding type II 3-dehydroquinate dehydratase, translated as MKKILILNGPNLNLLGVREKSIYGSQDFLSYFEELKQQFESLQLHYFQSNSEGGLIDKIHEVGFEFDGIVLNAGAYTHTSVAIGDAIAAITTPVIEVHISNVHQREEFRHHSFLAKNCKGVICGFGLDSYRLGIEALIK; from the coding sequence ATGAAAAAGATCCTTATACTGAATGGCCCAAACTTGAATTTATTGGGTGTAAGAGAAAAATCAATTTATGGTAGCCAGGATTTCCTTAGCTATTTTGAGGAGCTTAAACAGCAGTTTGAAAGTTTGCAACTGCACTATTTTCAAAGTAACTCAGAAGGAGGCCTAATCGATAAGATCCATGAGGTTGGTTTTGAGTTTGATGGAATTGTATTGAATGCCGGAGCGTATACACATACTTCTGTTGCAATTGGCGATGCGATTGCAGCTATTACAACACCTGTTATAGAGGTCCATATCAGTAATGTCCACCAAAGAGAAGAATTTCGCCATCACTCATTTTTAGCGAAGAATTGTAAAGGTGTAATTTGTGGTTTTGGTTTGGACAGCTATCGATTAGGCATCGAAGCTCTTATCAAATAG
- a CDS encoding GatB/YqeY domain-containing protein, which translates to MSLEIQINQDIKAAMIAKDTAKLRGLRAIKAAILLAKTEKGHAEDLTEEAEIKVLQKLVKQRRESAEIYKSQNREDLYEIEVEEEKVIEAYLPKQLSKTEVETIVKAIIAETGASSIKDMGKVMGATNQKLAGQADGKTISEVVKNLLA; encoded by the coding sequence ATGTCATTAGAAATACAAATCAACCAAGACATTAAGGCAGCAATGATCGCAAAAGACACGGCAAAATTACGTGGTTTACGTGCGATTAAAGCAGCTATCCTCTTAGCGAAAACAGAAAAAGGTCATGCAGAAGATCTTACCGAAGAGGCGGAAATAAAAGTTTTACAAAAACTTGTCAAACAACGTCGCGAATCTGCGGAAATTTATAAAAGTCAAAACCGCGAAGATCTGTATGAAATTGAAGTTGAGGAAGAAAAAGTTATTGAGGCTTATCTACCGAAACAGTTAAGCAAGACAGAAGTTGAAACGATTGTCAAAGCAATTATCGCCGAAACAGGAGCTTCTTCCATTAAAGATATGGGTAAAGTAATGGGCGCGACAAATCAAAAGCTTGCTGGACAAGCAGATGGTAAAACAATCTCTGAAGTCGTTAAAAATCTTCTCGCATAA